In a genomic window of Streptomyces sp. SN-593:
- a CDS encoding RapZ C-terminal domain-containing protein, whose product MIRSIGVRHAGAHDLVDTGLYLDLRRALRNPADDPALRDGTGLDAAVRAHVLATSGARELIARAAVQLQVLADEVPMGCLVRLTVACQGGRHRSVAAAEEIALRVWAAWRGERGIEVEHHHIDRPVLPAAGCTLFGG is encoded by the coding sequence GTGATCCGCTCCATTGGCGTCCGCCACGCGGGCGCCCACGACCTAGTGGACACCGGCCTCTACCTTGATCTGCGGCGCGCCCTGCGTAATCCCGCCGACGATCCCGCTTTGCGGGACGGAACCGGGCTGGACGCGGCGGTGCGCGCCCACGTGCTGGCCACATCCGGAGCCCGCGAGCTGATCGCGCGGGCCGCCGTCCAGCTCCAAGTCCTGGCTGACGAGGTGCCCATGGGCTGCCTGGTCCGCCTCACCGTGGCGTGCCAGGGCGGCCGCCATCGATCGGTGGCGGCCGCCGAGGAGATCGCCCTGCGGGTGTGGGCCGCATGGCGCGGCGAGCGAGGCATCGAGGTGGAGCACCACCACATCGACCGCCCGGTGTTGCCAGCTGCGGGTTGCACTCTATTCGGTGGATAA